CCGGTAGACTGGCCGACAATTCCCCGTCGCGAACATGAACATCGTTCATCTGCGACCCTGTTCCCGCCCTTTTTTCACAGGAGACAGCCATGACTGTCTATTTCATCGGTGCCGGCCCCGGCGACCCGGAGCTGATTACCGTCAAGGGCCAGCGCCTGATCCATCGCTGCCCGGTGATCATCTACGCCGGCTCGCTGGTGCCCGCGGCCGTCCTCGAAGGTCACAGCGCGGACCGGGTGATCAACAGTGCCGAACTGCACCTGGAACAGATCATCGAGGCCATCAGGCACGCGCACGACCAGGGCCAGGATGTGGCCCGGGTGCATTCCGGCGACCCGAGCCTGTACGGCGCCATCGGCGAACAGATTCGCTGCCTGCGGGAGCTGGGCATTCCCTACGAGATCGTCCCCGGCGTCACCGCCACTGCCGCCTGCGCCGCCTTGCTGGGGGCCGAATTGACCCTGCCGGATGTGTCCCAGAGCGTGATCCTGACCCGCTATGCGGACAAGACCGCCATGCCCGCCGGTGAAGACTTCGCCAGCCTCGCGGCCCATGGCGCCACCATGGCGATTCACCTGGGGGTCAACCACCTGGAGAAGATAGTCACCGAGCTGCTGCCCCATTACGGCGCCGACTGCCCGATTGCCGTGGTACACCGGGCCACCTGGCCGGACCAGGACTGGGTCCTGGGCACCCTGACGGACATTGCCGAGAAGGTTGCGGCCAAGGGCTTCCGGCGCACGGCGCTGATTCTGGTGGGCCGGGTGCTGGCCACGGACGTGTTCAGCGAGTCATCGCTGTACCGCGCCGGACACGCGCATCTCTATCGCCCCTGACCCCTTTGCGGGAACTGGCTTGCCAGCAAAGGCGATCTCGGCATTGGCACAAGGCTTGAGGGCCCTTTCGCCGGCAAGCCGGCTCCTACGAAGGCTTATTTCGGGAGGAGCTGGTTTGCGGGCATAAAAAAACGGCGCTCACGGGGCGCCGTTTTTTTGTTCGCAGCGAACGCCTTAGTAGTAGGCGTTTTCTTTCTGCGTGTGGTCGGTGACATCACGTACGCCCTTGAGCTCGGGGATGCGCTCGAGCAGGGTGCGCTCGATGCCTTCCTTCAAGGTCACGTCGGCCTGGCCGCAGCCCTGGCAACCGCCACCGAATTGCAGCACGGCGATGCCGTCGTCCACCACGTCGATCAGGCTGACCTGGCCGCCGTGACTGGCCAGCCCCGGGTTGATCTCGGTTTGCAGGTAGTAGTTGATGCGCTCGTTGATCGGGCTGTCGGCGTTGACCATCGGCACCTTGGCGTTGGGCGCCTTGATGGTCAGCTGGCCACCCATGCGGTCGGTGGCGTAGTCGACCACCGCGTCATCGAGAAAGCCTTCGCTGAAGGCGTCGATGTAGGCGGTGAAGCTTTTCAGGCCCAGGGCCTTGTCTTCGGGTTTCTCTTCGCCCGGCTTGCAATAGGCGATGCAGGTCTCGGCGTACTGAGTCCCTGGCTGGGTGATGAAGATGCGGATGCCAATCCCCGGGGTGTTCTGCTTGGACAGCAGATCAGCCAGATAATCGTGGGCGGCGTCGGTAATGGTTATGGCGCTCATGGTGGTTCCTCGCAGACGTGGGCGCAGTTTACGCCAATCGACGCCGCTGACAAAGTCCTAGTATTTTTGTCGGGATAGACCTTGGTATAGGTCACCCCCGGGGCCCGCCAGCGGGCGTCCCGAGGGCCGATCACGGCGCTATGTCAGAGGTTTTCGTAACGGTTCATGTCCATGACCCCGGCTTCCAGCGGATCGACTTCCTGCAGGTAGCGGGTCTGATCGTGAAAGTACTGCCAGAACTGCGGGTGACTGCGCCGGATACCCCAGCGCTCGACCACCCTGTCGAAACTTGCGCCATCCCGGACCGCCTGCATCGCCTCGACAAAGGCCGGCACCTGGTCGGCCGGAACGTTGAAGATGAAGTTCGGGTAACTGCTGAGAATGCCCGGGAAAATCGTCAAGGTGTCCAGCCCCGGCTGATAACGCAGGGATTCGCCGAGCATAAAGGCCACGTTACTGTGGGCGCGGTTGCGCAGCATGCTGTAGAACTCGCGCTTGCCACTGGCGGTCTGGACACGCAGCAACGTCGCCTCGGGCAGTTGCTCGATGACCTTGAGCCCCGCCGCCGGACGCGATGCCAGGCGACTCAGGGCCTGCTCGGCGTCCTGCAGC
This genomic stretch from Pseudomonas sp. Os17 harbors:
- the cobM gene encoding precorrin-4 C(11)-methyltransferase, translating into MTVYFIGAGPGDPELITVKGQRLIHRCPVIIYAGSLVPAAVLEGHSADRVINSAELHLEQIIEAIRHAHDQGQDVARVHSGDPSLYGAIGEQIRCLRELGIPYEIVPGVTATAACAALLGAELTLPDVSQSVILTRYADKTAMPAGEDFASLAAHGATMAIHLGVNHLEKIVTELLPHYGADCPIAVVHRATWPDQDWVLGTLTDIAEKVAAKGFRRTALILVGRVLATDVFSESSLYRAGHAHLYRP
- the nfuA gene encoding Fe-S biogenesis protein NfuA, with translation MSAITITDAAHDYLADLLSKQNTPGIGIRIFITQPGTQYAETCIAYCKPGEEKPEDKALGLKSFTAYIDAFSEGFLDDAVVDYATDRMGGQLTIKAPNAKVPMVNADSPINERINYYLQTEINPGLASHGGQVSLIDVVDDGIAVLQFGGGCQGCGQADVTLKEGIERTLLERIPELKGVRDVTDHTQKENAYY